The following is a genomic window from Jannaschia sp. S6380.
GCACGAAACCGCATGTGAACATCGGGACGATTGGTCATGTCGATCACGGCAAGACGACGCTGACGGCGGCGATCACGAAGTATTTCGGTGATTTCCGGGCCTATGACCAGATCGACGGCGCG
Proteins encoded in this region:
- a CDS encoding GTP-binding protein, giving the protein MAKAKFERTKPHVNIGTIGHVDHGKTTLTAAITKYFGDFRAYDQIDGA